The DNA window GTTCACGAGAAAATTCAGTAATAATCTCCAGATCTTCAATTGCTTTGTCTGACTCTGTTTGCTCATCAACCACGTTTATTTTCGTGTTAGGGATAGTACGCTTCGCCATGTAAAAGACGTCTCGCAGGCTGGCATGTTTTTGCACGTCCAGTAGGTTTTTACAAATCGCTGCAATTTCAATTGTCTGAAGAAATTTTTTGGTATGGCTAGCATTAAAGAAATACCGTTGAGCTTTTTTATCACCCAATGTTAACGTCTTTGCTTCTTTATCATAAACAACATTAGAAAGACCGCGTACCGAGAGCTCAATCTTAGGATTCTCTCCTTTTTTAATATCCAGAACAACTTTTTTACCGATCTCTACCAGTTTTTTAGTAGTCTCGGTTTTTGCAGGAATATATTCAGTAGAATGATTGTCTGAGGAATGCACGCTTTGTTTTGCTGCAACACCTGAAAGTGTCTTTTGTCCTTCACTTTTTTCAGCATTTTTATTCTTCACAGCAGCCATAGTATCTACATCTCCTCTTCATTATCATCATCGCGTTTGCGTGGAAGTTCTTCATCCTCATCGACTTCCCCTTTAAGTGATTCCATTTGCTCCATCTTGGATGTAAGCGCTTCCTTTTGGACCATCTCTTCTAATTTGTCAATAAGATCTCCCTTATTCTCACCGGTGAGACGCGCCAAAGCATCAGCAACTTCAGGAATAAAGTTTTCAAACATACTCGCGCGTTCAATCTGCCCTTGAATTTTTTGTTTTTTATGAACATATGATTGTAATTTTCGTCCTGCATCCTGCAAAGCAAGTTTAATCTCTTTGATAATCTCTGGATAATGTGCTAATGCTTCTTTTGATTCTGAGGTAAAAGGAACCCATACTGATGCAATATGTAATAAAATAGTAATGGGTCCAGTAGGCAGAGCACCTTGACTTTGTAACAGACCATAAGGTTTCCATGCTGTTGTTACAACTGCTTTGGTAAGCGCGCACGCACCTTGCTGATAGAGCAATGGCACTTTATTAGCATAACGAAATACTGTTGCTAATTCATCTTTTGCTTGATTACCGCCATACGCAATCCCCACCTCAATTTGAAATGGATTTCCTCGGTAAACAAAAATAGGGCGAGTGATTGCGCAATAAAATTCTGCATTAATCTCCTTTTTCAAGCTCTTTTCAAGGAGCTCTTGCCCAATAGGACTTAGGCAGTCAGTAGGTGGAGATTGAACCTTTGTATTTTGAATTCCTTTATACAACGCTTCTGCCATCTCTCTATTCATTTGTTCTGGTTTAGTAGTGGGAAGTAATGCGCTATTTTCACAAATTTCCTTTGCTGTTTGGTCGCTTACTTTCGAAAATTCGGTCATTAAAAACTCTCTAAGATGTTTTGCATCCGTTAACTCCAACATCTTGATCAAACGACCAAGCTCTACCCCATACGGATGCGGTTTGATCTCTTTCGCTTCCACTGGAAGTTGATCTGTAACACGTGAAAAAATCGTCTGTTGTGCTTCAGGATTGGTATAAATAATTGTACAATGAGGATTCACGATTGCTGTTTGTTTAAGATACTCATCGACCGATTGTCGACCTTTCATATAACTTGCATCCATGTCCATTTCAACACGAATGCCATGTTCTTTCTCAGCCCAATCGAGTTCTCCTTCATCGACAATTTGTGGTTCATTGGTTTGAGTATCAATTTTTAACTTAACATAAAATCCTTTTTTAGATGACGCAATTTTTGATTTGATTGTTGTCGCTTTACCCGACGTAAGTTGCGCATACAATACTGCCGCAGAAATACCAATACCCTGTTGTCCTCTTGTTTGTGAAATCTTATGAAATTTAGAACCATATAATAATTTACCAAAAATACGCGCTAATTGTTTTTGTACAATTCCTGGTCCATTATCCTCTACGATGATACGAAAACGAGTTTCTTCTAATTGGATTAATTCAACATTAATCTCCGGTAAAATTCGAGCTTCTTCACACGCATCTAATGCGTTATCAACGGCTTCTCTAATAGTAGTAAGAAGTGCTTTACGCGGGTTATCAAAACCAAGTAAATGACGATTTTTTTCAAAAAAT is part of the Candidatus Woesearchaeota archaeon genome and encodes:
- a CDS encoding DNA topoisomerase VI subunit B — its product is MVQKSAEELSKKQREISIAEFFEKNRHLLGFDNPRKALLTTIREAVDNALDACEEARILPEINVELIQLEETRFRIIVEDNGPGIVQKQLARIFGKLLYGSKFHKISQTRGQQGIGISAAVLYAQLTSGKATTIKSKIASSKKGFYVKLKIDTQTNEPQIVDEGELDWAEKEHGIRVEMDMDASYMKGRQSVDEYLKQTAIVNPHCTIIYTNPEAQQTIFSRVTDQLPVEAKEIKPHPYGVELGRLIKMLELTDAKHLREFLMTEFSKVSDQTAKEICENSALLPTTKPEQMNREMAEALYKGIQNTKVQSPPTDCLSPIGQELLEKSLKKEINAEFYCAITRPIFVYRGNPFQIEVGIAYGGNQAKDELATVFRYANKVPLLYQQGACALTKAVVTTAWKPYGLLQSQGALPTGPITILLHIASVWVPFTSESKEALAHYPEIIKEIKLALQDAGRKLQSYVHKKQKIQGQIERASMFENFIPEVADALARLTGENKGDLIDKLEEMVQKEALTSKMEQMESLKGEVDEDEELPRKRDDDNEEEM